One genomic window of Campylobacter curvus includes the following:
- a CDS encoding TRAP transporter small permease subunit produces the protein MQRLERFFDKAADIIGYLCMFIMALMIIDVSFNVVSRYFFQYGNVGLQELEWHFFAIVFLLGMNYALKEDAHVRVDIFYAKFSPRTKALVNMIGTVIFIIPFAILVSTLSIDFVMEAYTSNEGSADPGGLPYRWIIKSFIPISFYLLIFFSIGFFIKNFNLYQSAKRG, from the coding sequence ATGCAAAGACTCGAGAGATTTTTCGATAAGGCTGCCGATATAATCGGCTATTTGTGTATGTTTATCATGGCACTGATGATAATAGACGTCTCTTTTAACGTCGTTTCAAGGTATTTTTTTCAATACGGCAACGTCGGGCTTCAAGAGCTTGAGTGGCATTTTTTCGCGATCGTTTTCTTGCTAGGCATGAACTACGCGTTAAAAGAGGACGCACATGTTCGCGTCGATATTTTTTATGCGAAATTCAGCCCGCGTACGAAGGCGCTTGTAAATATGATAGGAACGGTTATTTTCATAATACCGTTTGCCATTTTGGTCTCGACCTTGTCGATCGATTTTGTGATGGAAGCATACACTTCAAACGAGGGCAGCGCCGATCCCGGCGGACTTCCTTACCGCTGGATAATAAAAAGTTTCATCCCTATATCTTTTTACCTTTTGATATTTTTTTCGATAGGCTTTTTTATTAAAAATTTCAATCTCTACCAAAGTGCGAAAAGGGGCTAA
- a CDS encoding TRAP transporter large permease: MAGIVMFLAALLMLGIGFPVAFTFAAVAMIFGLIGGMIESFGDGNGLIGGFIVFKDMFAFMPYRIFDSIMQNKILIAVPLFVFMGVVLQKSKLAERLLESMGLLFGEIRGGIAISTVLVGALLAASTGVVGASVVAMGVISLPVMLKYKYNQSLGCGTICAAGTLGQIIPPSIVLIILGDIFSVPVGELFHEAFVPGLVLVGAYVAYILIVSYVKPEFAPIVESSVDESKMRQILRALAAILPPLLLVVCVLGSIFAGIATPTESSAFGCVGAVLLSLFYRTFSFSMLREALEESVKTTALVFTILVGATAFSLVFTYTGGDEIVEEFMTNLPGDKWGFVIFSMVVIFVLGFFIDFVEISYIVLPILAPIAISLGINPIYFAILIAMNLQTSFLTPPFGFSLFFLRSVAPPQIKTSSIYKGVVPFIIIQLIVLAFFCYFLMR, from the coding sequence ATGGCTGGTATAGTGATGTTTTTAGCCGCGCTTTTGATGCTTGGTATAGGATTTCCCGTCGCATTTACCTTTGCTGCAGTAGCGATGATATTTGGACTGATTGGCGGTATGATAGAGAGCTTTGGTGACGGAAATGGGCTGATTGGCGGGTTTATAGTTTTTAAAGATATGTTCGCTTTCATGCCTTATAGGATATTTGACTCCATCATGCAAAATAAAATTTTGATCGCCGTGCCGCTTTTTGTCTTCATGGGCGTGGTTTTGCAAAAATCAAAACTAGCCGAGAGGCTGCTTGAGAGCATGGGGCTATTGTTTGGTGAAATTCGTGGCGGCATAGCTATCAGCACCGTCTTAGTCGGTGCGTTGCTCGCGGCATCCACCGGTGTCGTAGGAGCTAGCGTAGTCGCTATGGGCGTTATAAGCCTGCCCGTGATGCTAAAATACAAATACAACCAGTCTCTTGGCTGCGGCACGATATGCGCAGCGGGCACTTTGGGGCAGATCATCCCGCCATCTATCGTCCTCATAATCCTAGGCGATATATTTTCAGTCCCGGTAGGCGAGCTTTTCCACGAGGCTTTTGTGCCCGGACTCGTGCTGGTTGGTGCTTACGTAGCTTATATTTTGATAGTGTCTTACGTAAAGCCCGAATTTGCCCCTATCGTAGAGTCTAGCGTAGATGAGAGCAAGATGAGGCAAATTTTAAGAGCGCTTGCTGCTATCTTGCCGCCGCTTTTGCTCGTTGTCTGCGTGCTTGGCTCGATATTTGCCGGCATCGCTACGCCGACTGAGAGCTCGGCCTTTGGCTGCGTGGGAGCCGTGTTACTTTCGCTTTTTTATAGGACGTTTTCGTTTTCGATGCTAAGAGAAGCGCTTGAGGAGAGCGTTAAAACTACGGCGCTCGTATTTACCATTTTAGTCGGCGCTACGGCATTTTCGCTCGTTTTTACTTACACCGGAGGCGATGAGATAGTAGAAGAATTTATGACGAATTTACCGGGCGATAAATGGGGATTTGTCATATTTAGCATGGTCGTGATCTTCGTACTGGGATTTTTTATAGATTTTGTAGAAATTTCATATATCGTCTTGCCTATTTTAGCGCCTATCGCGATCAGTCTAGGTATAAATCCGATATATTTTGCCATACTAATAGCCATGAATCTACAGACCTCATTCCTGACGCCGCCGTTTGGATTTAGCCTATTTTTCTTGCGCTCGGTCGCTCCGCCGCAGATAAAGACCAGCTCGATATATAAGGGCGTAGTGCCTTTCATAATCATTCAGCTGATAGTTTTGGCATTTTTTTGTTACTTCTTGATGAGATAA